A single region of the Anguilla rostrata isolate EN2019 chromosome 11, ASM1855537v3, whole genome shotgun sequence genome encodes:
- the zhx3b gene encoding zinc fingers and homeoboxes protein 3: MASKRKSTTPCMIPLKSMHLQEEVEPEGDPPDCLLHPGRDSSSLSGEETCEQEVVDPSRPDRGNALEDLGTYICRPCGFESQDLNLFLDHVYSGHPDFRAEPSFYCMDCGVSTPKFEGLALHNARAHPSTAATTLQVRRRDRRITVEQSLVVGEGSKESEISITKTPIMKMLKGKSEPKRIVVSHTADEPTLDSVTNREAEKKDMPAVTHVPTIVHNGAPGKVTVPSAIQIVNSSGTLPVLKTAITQVVSMVQNRTLHQQAPITASTSTSTSSSRNLPKVMIPLSSIPTYNAAMDTNSFLKTSFSKFPYPTKAELCYLTVVTKYPEEQIKIWFTAQRLKQGISWSPEEIEDARRKMFNTIIQTAPPTPQQQQRHSHHNPSQHTITVLPASLGPSGIPQILQGSLVGQGGVIVTQPVMANGIQVSSAPVALAVTPKPQAAAKPLMQARPAAALVADKGASMVVSTVGSSSSGSTVITSSSASSVISSNSITRNTSVISISGGSSSNNFNNNCNNNSKTNSSGNINSSTNNSSTSSTSNNSSSSNSSSSSSISNSNNSISISNSSSSSISKVTDLQPPALGVSHSSRTLPNSFLDPSFYKNKKSQEQLSALKQSFIRCQFPGQEEVERLTKITGLTVREVRKWFSDRRYHYRNLKGSRSGVGGLFSGNSLLDLADSPSSSESSKPNQPAQSPPRQQQQQMSPPTPSRRAPRQQTPDFTAIRYKERDPQQVRALEASFVQDPSPSEDEVGRLRAETKMTRREIDGWFSERRKKAAAEKKKEEAEKAEEDDLVEKDVEEKHSVEDPSQTSSQQDIKDEKHKDEASCTTPKVSPIKINLKMLKVTESNGKTESESTQPAQVESPITPPPSTSSSHGKNSPDPFHLLKKFFVRARWPTSAQHDDLAAKTGLPRAEVVRWFGDARYGHKNGQLKWLESYQQMGEEREDHKKDETKVLKAHLSLHGKLDEEHVKGLVESSGLSEEQVRRWFATQVPSLLESEVAATAEPVPQDQRVVKEQQNERTADAAVLNNDSTLATSSQSVNPKQGTD, from the exons ATGGCCAGCAAGAGGAAATCCACCACCCCCTGTATGATCCCACTGAAATCCATGCACTTGCAAGAGGAGGTGGAGCCGGAGGGTGATCCACCAGACTGTCTGTTGCATCCAGGCAGGgacagcagctctctctctggggAAGAGACATGTGAACAGGAGGTAGTTGACCCCTCCAGGCCAGACAGGGGCAATGCACTAGAGGATTTAGGCACTTACATCTGCCGCCCATGTGGTTTTGAATCCCAAGACTTAAATCTCTTCCTGGACCATGTCTACAGTGGACACCCTGACTTCCGGGCTGAGCCCAGCTTCTACTGCATGGACTGCGGAGTGTCCACTCCAAAATTCGAAGGACTGGCCCTGCACAACGCCCGAGCGCACCCGAGCACAGCGGCCACCACCCTGCAAGTCAGGAGGCGAGACCGGAGGATCACAGTGGAGCAGAGCTTGGTTGTTGGTGAAGGGTCCAAGGAGTCTGAGATCTCCATCACCAAGACACCCATCATGAAGATGCTCAAGGGCAAGTCTGAGCCCAAGAGAATTGTTGTGTCCCATACAGCAGATGAGCCGACCTTGGACTCTGTCACCAACAGGGAGGCGGAGAAGAAAGACATGCCTGCAGTGACACATGTGCCCACCATTGTCCACAACGGAGCACCCGGTAAGGTCACTGTCCCATCAGCTATACAGATTGTGAATAGCTCGGGAACACTGCCTGTGCTGAAGACAGCCATCACGCAGGTTGTATCCATGGTACAGAACCGGACGCTTCATCAGCAAGCCCCCATCACAGCCTCCACATCAACCTCCACCAGCAGTTCTAGAAACCTACCAAAGGTGATGATCCCTCTGAGCAGCATCCCAACCTACAACGCTGCCATGGATACCAACAGCTTCCTCAAGACGTCCTTCAGCAAGTTCCCCTACCCCACCAAGGCTGAGCTCTGCTATCTCACTGTGGTCACCAAGTACCCAGAGGAGCAGATTAAGATCTGGTTCACAGCGCAGCGGCTCAAGCAGGGCATCAGCTGGTCACCGGAGGAGATTGAAGACGCTCGCAGGAAGATGTTCAACACCATCATACAGACGGCTCCCCCCACgcctcagcagcagcagcgtcaCAGCCATCACAACCCCTCCCAACACACCATCACTGTTCTGCCTGCCTCCCTGGGCCCCAGCGGCATCCCACAAATACTTCAGGGCAGTCTGGTGGGTCAGGGAGGGGTGATCGTCACCCAACCAGTGATGGCAAACGGGATTCAAGTCAGCAGTGCCCCCGTTGCCTTGGCGGTCACCCCAAAGCCCCAAGCAGCAGCTAAGCCTCTGATGCAAGCCAGGCCCGCCGCTGCTCTGGTTGCTGACAAGGGCGCCAGCATGGTTGTAAGTACAGTTGGAAGCAGTAGCAGTGGCAGCACTGTCATTACAAGCAGCTCTGCCAGCAGTGTCATTAGCAGTAACAGCATCACCAGAAACACCAGTGTTATTAGCATTAGCggaggcagcagcagcaacaacttCAACAACAATtgtaacaacaacagcaaaaccaATAGCAGTGGCAACATTAACAGCAGCACTAAtaacagcagcaccagcagtacAAGCAacaacagtagcagtagcaacagcagcagcagcagcagcatcagtaacagcaacaacagcattagcatcagcaacagcagcagcagcagcatcagcaaGGTCACTGACTTGCAGCCACCAGCCCTTGGCGTTAGCCACAGCTCTCGGACGCTCCCCAACAGTTTCTTGGACCCCAGTTTCTACAAGAACAAGAAGTCACAGGAGCAGCTGAGCGCCCTCAAGCAGAGCTTCATCCGTTGCCAGTTCCCTGGGCAGGAGGAGGTTGAGAGGCTCACCAAGATCACTGGACTTACCGTGCGCGAAGTGCGCAAGTGGTTCAGTGACCGACGCTACCACTACCGGAACCTAAAGGGCTCACGCTCTGGCGTAGGGGGCCTTTTCAGTGGGAACTCTTTGCTTGACCTTGCTGACAGCCCTAGCTCCTCCGAAAGCTCCAAACCCAATCAGCCTGCACAAAGCCCTCCacggcaacagcagcagcagatgtcCCCGCCTACGCCCTCCCGTCGAGCTCCACGGCAACAGACCCCAGATTTCACCGCCATCCGTTACAAGGAACGAGACCCTCAGCAGGTGCGTGCCCTGGAGGCCAGCTTTGTCCAGGACCCCTCGCCCTCTGAGGACGAGGTGGGCCGGCTGCGCGCCGAGACAAAGATGACCCGACGCGAGATCGACGGCTGGTTTTCGGAGCGCCGGAAAAAGGCGGCAGCcgagaaaaagaaggaagaggcGGAGAAGGCAGAGGAAGACGACCTCGTCGAGAAGGATGTAGAGGAAAAACACAGTGTGGAGGATCCTTCACAGACATCATCACAGCAAGACATCAAGGATGAGAAACACAAGGATGAGGCCTCCTGCACCACACCTAAAGTCAGCCCCATAAAAATTAACCTGAAGATGCTCAAGGTGACAGAGTCCAATGGAAAGACTGAATCTGAGAGCACCCAGCCAGCACAGGTGGAGAGCCCAATTACTCCACCTCCATCCACCTCCTCCAGCCACGGAAAGAACTCACCCGACCCATTCCATCTGCTCAAGAAGTTTTTTGTACGCGCCCGCTGGCCCACCAGCGCCCAGCATGATGATCTGGCTGCGAAAACCGGGCTGCCACGGGCAGAGGTGGTGCGCTGGTTTGGGGATGCCCGCTATGGCCACAAGAACGGGCAGCTCAAGTGGCTGGAGAGCTACCAGCagatgggagaggagagggaggaccACAAAAAGGATGAAACCAAGGTACTGAAGGCTCACCTGTCTCTCCACGGGAAGCTGGACGAGGAGCACGTGAAGGGGCTGGTGGAGTCCAGCGGGCTGAGCGAGGAGCAGGTCCGCCGGTGGTTTGCCACACAAGTGCCCTCGCTGCTGGAGAGCGAGGTGGCAGCAACAGCAGAGCCAGTACCGCAGGACCAAAGGGTTGTGAAGGAGCAGCAGAATGAACGAACAGCTGATGCTGCGGTCTTGAACAATGACAGTACGCTGGCCACCAGTTCCCAGTCTGTGAATCCCAAGcaag ggACAGATTGA